The following are encoded in a window of bacterium genomic DNA:
- a CDS encoding threonine--tRNA ligase codes for MSLKNIEHIRHTLAHLLAQAVLEIYGKDGAQPLLAIGPAIDNGFYYDIDFGGDRKPSSQDLQEIEDRMKENLKKWTSFSHKTVAADEAYGHFSGPNGTNPYKAELIKEIKARGEPITLYSCGGFTDLCRGGHADNPAEDIDADSFKLERIAGAYWRGSENNPMLTRIYGLAFDTKEELDAYLAQQAEAEKRDHKKLGPALKIFTLSPLVGSGLPLLMPNGAIIRRELEEYLWELHAKKGYSRVWTPHLAKEDLYVTSGHAAKFGDELFRVNGKDEKFFLKPMNCPHHMQIFADNQFSYRDMPVRYFEPATVYRDEKTGQLAGLTRVRAITQDDGHLFCRISQIDEEVSTIVGIIRDFYSTMRMIEGYWVRFSVRGPEGQYLGSDDIWNRAEEALENAAKKNNLPYTRVEGEAAFYGPKLDFMFKDAIGREWQLATIQCDFNLPERFDLSFINDKGEKERPVVIHRAISGSLERFMGVMIEHFGGAFPTWLSPVQVKVLPISEKHVEYAEKISAELREAGVRVEVDAANESLGKKIRNAKTEKVPYVLVMGDAEVDAGTVAVESRDKGKIGAQPFEEFKSSLLEEIKDRA; via the coding sequence ATGTCGCTCAAGAACATTGAACATATTCGGCATACCCTTGCTCACCTTCTCGCACAGGCAGTGCTTGAAATATATGGCAAAGACGGTGCGCAGCCGCTTTTGGCGATAGGACCTGCGATCGATAATGGGTTCTATTACGACATCGATTTCGGTGGAGACCGGAAGCCGTCGAGCCAGGACCTGCAGGAAATCGAGGACCGAATGAAGGAGAATCTGAAGAAGTGGACCTCCTTCTCGCACAAAACAGTCGCGGCTGACGAAGCGTACGGTCATTTCTCGGGACCGAACGGTACCAATCCGTACAAAGCGGAACTGATAAAGGAGATCAAAGCCCGCGGCGAACCGATAACGTTGTATTCCTGCGGCGGATTCACTGATTTGTGTCGCGGCGGACACGCCGATAATCCTGCAGAAGATATCGACGCTGATTCCTTCAAGCTTGAAAGGATTGCAGGCGCCTATTGGCGCGGCAGCGAGAATAATCCGATGCTCACCCGCATCTACGGTCTAGCTTTCGACACCAAGGAAGAGCTTGATGCATATCTCGCTCAGCAAGCCGAGGCTGAGAAACGCGACCACAAGAAACTCGGTCCCGCCCTCAAGATTTTCACGCTTTCTCCCCTTGTCGGCTCCGGTCTCCCCCTCCTCATGCCAAACGGTGCCATTATCCGTCGCGAACTGGAGGAATATCTGTGGGAGCTTCACGCAAAGAAGGGCTATTCACGTGTCTGGACACCCCATCTCGCAAAAGAAGATCTGTATGTGACTTCAGGACATGCGGCGAAATTCGGAGATGAGTTGTTTAGAGTAAACGGTAAGGATGAGAAATTCTTCCTGAAGCCCATGAACTGCCCGCATCACATGCAGATTTTTGCTGATAATCAGTTCTCCTACCGCGATATGCCTGTGCGTTACTTTGAACCAGCGACCGTATATCGCGATGAGAAGACTGGTCAATTGGCGGGCCTGACTCGCGTACGCGCGATCACTCAAGATGACGGTCATCTTTTTTGCCGCATATCGCAGATAGACGAAGAGGTCTCCACGATCGTCGGTATCATCCGCGATTTCTACTCCACCATGCGCATGATTGAAGGATATTGGGTGCGCTTCTCCGTTCGGGGCCCAGAAGGCCAATATCTCGGCAGCGATGATATCTGGAACAGAGCCGAGGAAGCATTAGAGAATGCAGCAAAAAAGAATAATCTTCCCTACACTCGTGTGGAGGGAGAGGCTGCCTTCTATGGTCCGAAATTGGATTTTATGTTTAAAGATGCAATCGGTCGTGAGTGGCAGTTGGCAACCATACAATGCGACTTCAACCTCCCGGAGAGATTTGATCTCTCATTCATCAATGATAAAGGTGAAAAAGAGCGTCCTGTTGTTATCCATCGAGCGATCTCTGGATCGCTTGAACGCTTTATGGGCGTGATGATCGAGCATTTCGGCGGCGCCTTCCCTACCTGGCTTTCACCCGTTCAGGTGAAAGTCCTTCCTATCTCTGAGAAGCATGTCGAATACGCGGAGAAGATCTCTGCTGAATTGCGCGAGGCAGGCGTGCGCGTCGAAGTCGACGCGGCGAACGAATCGCTCGGCAAGAAGATCCGCAACGCGAAGACCGAGAAAGTCCCCTACGTACTCGTCATGGGCGATGCGGAAGTCGACGCGGGAACCGTCGCCGTGGAGAGCCGCGATAAAGGAAAGATCGGTGCACAGCCGTTTGAGGAATTCAAATCCTCCCTTCTCGAAGAAATCAAAGACCGCGCCTAA